One Nocardia farcinica genomic region harbors:
- the recO gene encoding DNA repair protein RecO, producing the protein MRLYRDEAVVVRQHKLGEADRIVTLLTRQHGLVRAVAKGVRRTRSRFGARLEPFSYIDVQLHPGRNLDTVTQVHTVESFAADIIDDYGRYTTACAILETAERLAGEERAPAPKLHALTASALRAIAAKQRPHELVLDAYLLRAMRFAGWAPALDECAKCATPGPHRAFHVAAGGAVCVHCRPPGAATPAPGVLDHLVALARGEWDGIEAVPESTRKQASGLVAAHLQWHLERQLRTLPLIERSGPARDAATAGHAG; encoded by the coding sequence GTGCGGTTGTATCGGGACGAAGCGGTGGTGGTGCGCCAGCACAAGCTGGGCGAGGCGGACCGCATCGTCACGCTGCTGACCCGGCAGCACGGGCTGGTGCGCGCGGTGGCCAAGGGTGTGCGGCGCACCAGGTCGCGGTTCGGCGCCCGGCTCGAACCGTTCTCCTACATCGACGTGCAGCTGCACCCCGGACGCAATCTGGACACCGTCACCCAGGTGCACACGGTGGAGTCCTTCGCCGCCGACATCATCGACGACTACGGCCGCTACACCACCGCCTGCGCGATCCTGGAGACCGCCGAACGCCTCGCGGGCGAGGAGCGCGCCCCCGCGCCGAAGCTGCACGCGCTCACCGCGAGCGCCCTGCGTGCCATCGCCGCCAAACAGCGCCCGCACGAACTCGTGCTGGACGCCTATCTGCTGCGCGCCATGCGCTTCGCCGGCTGGGCGCCCGCGCTCGACGAATGCGCCAAATGCGCCACCCCGGGTCCGCACCGCGCCTTCCACGTGGCCGCGGGCGGCGCGGTCTGCGTGCACTGCCGCCCGCCCGGCGCGGCCACCCCGGCGCCGGGCGTGCTCGACCATCTCGTCGCGCTGGCGCGGGGGGAGTGGGACGGTATCGAGGCCGTGCCCGAGTCGACCCGCAAGCAGGCCAGCGGCCTGGTCGCCGCGCACCTGCAATGGCATCTCGAGCGGCAGTTGCGCACCCTGCCGCTGATCGAACGCTCCGGCCCGGCCCGCGACGCGGCGACCGCCGGGCACGCGGGCTGA
- a CDS encoding TetR/AcrR family transcriptional regulator — protein MQRRSQLDRTRSTRGQLEQAARELFAERGFTAVSAEEIVAAAGVTRGALQYHYGDKRGLFVAVLEQLERENSAELAAAMAAVPPSNDPMAGLREGLDTFLRICRRPEMVQIALSDAPAVLGWHAWRDFEVRYGLGLLIEQFEAARSLGLLADAPVRMLAQVVLSAVTEAGMIVAHSEDQATAHAQALDALVLLIGGLLRS, from the coding sequence ATGCAGCGACGTAGCCAGCTCGACCGCACCCGCAGCACCCGTGGGCAACTGGAACAGGCGGCTCGCGAACTGTTCGCCGAGCGCGGCTTCACGGCCGTCTCGGCCGAGGAGATCGTGGCCGCCGCCGGGGTGACGCGCGGTGCGCTGCAATACCACTACGGCGACAAGCGCGGGCTGTTCGTCGCGGTGCTCGAACAGCTCGAACGGGAGAACAGCGCCGAACTCGCCGCCGCGATGGCCGCGGTGCCGCCCTCGAACGATCCGATGGCGGGCCTGCGCGAGGGACTCGACACCTTCCTGCGGATCTGCCGCAGGCCGGAGATGGTGCAGATCGCGCTGTCGGACGCGCCCGCCGTGCTCGGCTGGCATGCCTGGCGCGACTTCGAGGTGCGCTACGGTCTCGGGTTGCTCATCGAGCAGTTCGAGGCCGCGCGCAGCCTCGGCCTGCTCGCCGACGCGCCGGTGCGCATGCTCGCCCAGGTGGTGCTCAGTGCCGTCACCGAGGCGGGCATGATCGTCGCGCACTCCGAGGACCAGGCCACCGCCCACGCGCAGGCCCTGGATGCCCTGGTGTTGCTGATCGGCGGGTTGCTGCGTTCCTGA
- a CDS encoding acyltransferase family protein, which yields MPAGPAAAVSARAAAPAPERRPALPALTGARWWAAFAVFVLHALVFLPVYPFQKSELFRQIHQVLPMQLGAAGVTFFFVLSGFIIYWSFRPGSSVSGFYWRRVLKIYPTHLVAAAAFVVVASVPLHRLVVWLPNLALVHTWVPKWTTVGGLNVPSWSLCAEILFYLSFPLLLPLVRRIPTHRLWLALAVLFLAIALLHTGFYLWVDGPKGIANAFAPRLVPGEVSPHHELHASPAWFAQPDIPVSPSYWLSYNFPASRLPEFFLGVLAARLVLEGRWRTTGMLVPSAALVVAYFATFVVPVNYKMSVLLVAPMTAVVATLAARDLAGVRGLNAAPPMVWLGKISYAFYLIQFPVMVLVTRLFIGGGQFGFLGWLGWAVLCLLLSVLAAALIFHLVDEPLMRRFGRRAGR from the coding sequence GTGCCGGCCGGTCCCGCCGCGGCTGTCTCGGCCCGGGCCGCGGCGCCCGCGCCCGAGCGCAGGCCCGCCCTGCCCGCGCTCACCGGGGCGCGGTGGTGGGCGGCGTTCGCGGTGTTCGTGCTGCACGCGCTGGTGTTCCTGCCGGTCTACCCGTTCCAGAAATCGGAGTTGTTCCGGCAGATCCACCAGGTGCTGCCGATGCAGCTCGGCGCGGCGGGCGTGACGTTCTTCTTCGTGCTCTCCGGCTTCATCATCTACTGGTCGTTCCGTCCGGGCAGTTCGGTAAGCGGCTTCTACTGGCGCCGGGTGCTCAAGATCTATCCCACGCACCTGGTGGCGGCGGCCGCGTTCGTCGTGGTGGCGAGCGTGCCGTTGCACCGGCTGGTGGTGTGGTTGCCCAACCTCGCGCTGGTGCACACCTGGGTGCCGAAATGGACCACGGTCGGCGGTCTCAACGTGCCGTCGTGGTCGTTGTGCGCGGAAATCCTGTTCTACCTGAGCTTTCCGCTGCTTCTTCCACTGGTGCGACGGATACCCACGCATCGGCTGTGGCTCGCGCTGGCGGTGTTGTTCCTCGCGATCGCCCTGCTGCACACCGGCTTCTACCTCTGGGTGGACGGCCCGAAGGGGATCGCCAACGCGTTCGCACCCCGCCTCGTGCCGGGTGAGGTATCACCGCATCACGAACTGCACGCCTCCCCGGCCTGGTTCGCCCAACCCGACATCCCGGTCTCGCCGTCGTACTGGCTCAGCTACAACTTCCCGGCCTCCCGGCTGCCGGAGTTCTTCCTCGGCGTGCTGGCCGCCCGGCTGGTGCTGGAGGGCCGCTGGCGCACCACCGGCATGCTGGTTCCGTCGGCCGCCCTCGTCGTCGCGTACTTCGCGACCTTCGTGGTGCCGGTGAACTACAAGATGTCGGTGCTGCTGGTGGCTCCGATGACCGCCGTGGTGGCCACCCTGGCCGCGCGCGATCTGGCCGGCGTCCGTGGCCTCAACGCCGCGCCGCCGATGGTGTGGCTGGGCAAGATCTCCTACGCCTTCTACCTGATCCAGTTCCCGGTGATGGTGCTCGTCACCCGCCTCTTCATCGGTGGCGGGCAATTCGGCTTCCTCGGCTGGCTGGGCTGGGCGGTGCTGTGCCTGCTGCTCTCGGTGCTGGCGGCGGCGCTGATCTTCCACCTGGTCGACGAGCCGTTGATGCGACGATTCGGGCGCCGGGCGGGACGATGA
- a CDS encoding SGNH/GDSL hydrolase family protein, protein MQHTARRTVRRFAVAAMLTGLALAAAGCGDDDASTEQSTTTRSTTTRPTTTAPASATTSITPPTTTVEPPAPAPEPAAPARPPAGPAPSRRRRPSRPPHRNRRRSRRPPSSRPPRRSRNRPRCPTPVSNRAPATDRFPPRPTRNAMTLPSRVRLTAAALGWAAALVLAAVTPAQAAPAAEGKSLVVLGDSFTANGDIAAALENAAPGAKSDCSHSPTSWPTQLAQATGVWGTADFADLSCRGASLVSGPGLTLVHQARNADAQGAFGPRTRAVFIQSGLNDAWGENTVKLRQTLLNCVLDLVRGCGPEAAEQGRATDFRGVNGALFADKIRPVVQYVRYYAPNARIVLVGYPEMNAPGQQHWCVDVLGLGSIVQQRAGAAIALWDRMDAAQREAAALLGVEFFDARAVTAGHGLCSPEPWLAGILDPRSELMGTPLHPSARGDAAVAAGLRELIPS, encoded by the coding sequence ATGCAGCACACCGCCCGCCGCACCGTCCGCAGGTTCGCCGTCGCCGCGATGCTCACCGGCCTCGCCCTGGCCGCCGCGGGCTGCGGTGACGACGACGCGTCCACCGAGCAGTCCACCACCACCCGGTCGACCACGACGCGGCCCACCACCACGGCACCCGCGTCCGCCACCACGAGCATCACCCCGCCCACCACGACGGTCGAGCCGCCCGCCCCGGCGCCCGAGCCCGCCGCGCCCGCCCGGCCCCCAGCAGGCCCGGCCCCCAGCAGGCGCCGGCGCCCCAGCAGGCCCCCGCACCGCAACCGGCGCCGCAGCAGGCGCCCACCCAGCAGCAGGCCCCCGCGCCGCAGCCGGAACCGCCCACGCTGCCCGACCCCGGTTTCGAACCGCGCCCCGGCTACTGACCGATTCCCGCCACGTCCGACGAGGAATGCCATGACGCTCCCTTCCCGTGTCCGCCTGACCGCCGCCGCGCTCGGCTGGGCGGCCGCACTCGTCCTCGCCGCCGTCACCCCGGCCCAGGCGGCACCCGCCGCCGAGGGCAAATCGCTGGTGGTGCTCGGCGATTCGTTCACCGCCAACGGCGACATCGCCGCCGCCCTGGAGAACGCCGCGCCCGGCGCGAAATCCGATTGCTCGCACAGCCCGACCTCCTGGCCCACCCAGCTGGCCCAGGCCACGGGGGTGTGGGGCACGGCCGATTTCGCGGATCTGTCCTGCCGCGGGGCGTCCCTGGTGAGCGGGCCGGGCCTGACCCTGGTGCACCAGGCCCGCAACGCCGATGCCCAGGGCGCCTTCGGCCCGCGTACCCGGGCGGTGTTCATCCAGTCCGGGCTCAACGACGCCTGGGGCGAGAACACCGTGAAACTGCGGCAGACCCTGCTGAACTGCGTGCTCGACCTGGTGCGCGGGTGCGGGCCGGAAGCCGCCGAGCAGGGCCGGGCCACCGACTTCCGCGGGGTGAACGGCGCGCTCTTCGCCGACAAGATCCGGCCTGTCGTGCAATACGTGCGCTACTACGCGCCGAACGCGCGCATCGTCCTGGTCGGCTACCCGGAGATGAACGCGCCCGGCCAACAGCACTGGTGCGTGGACGTGCTCGGTCTCGGTTCCATCGTGCAGCAGCGCGCGGGCGCGGCGATCGCCCTGTGGGACCGGATGGACGCCGCCCAGCGCGAGGCGGCGGCTCTGTTGGGCGTGGAGTTCTTCGACGCCAGGGCCGTCACCGCGGGACACGGCCTGTGCTCGCCGGAGCCGTGGCTGGCCGGCATCCTCGACCCGCGCAGCGAACTCATGGGCACCCCGCTGCATCCCTCGGCCCGCGGTGACGCGGCCGTGGCGGCCGGGCTGCGCGAGCTGATCCCGAGCTGA
- a CDS encoding alpha/beta fold hydrolase, translating into MTHSSALGRQREIDLPGGRIRYYETGSGSPVVFVHGLLVNANLWRKVVPDIAAAGYRCLAPDWPLGAHSIPVPEADLSPAGLADLIAAFLDRLDLTDVTLVANDTGGAITQVLLARQRARIARVVLASVDCYERFLPPPFKLLTPLARIPGSLRPATELLRIRALHPLPIALGWVVKRPVPPEVVDTYLLPSRRSGAIRHDLRRFLAGARNSYTLEAARHFGEIDLPVLLVWAREDKLFPVRLAERLAADLPNATLRFVDDSYTAIPEDQPAALTELILDFTRQHAAT; encoded by the coding sequence ATGACACACAGCAGTGCGCTCGGCCGGCAGCGGGAGATCGACCTGCCCGGCGGGCGGATCAGGTACTACGAGACCGGAAGCGGTTCCCCGGTCGTGTTCGTGCACGGCTTGCTCGTCAACGCCAACCTGTGGCGCAAGGTCGTCCCCGACATCGCCGCCGCCGGGTATCGGTGCCTCGCGCCGGACTGGCCGCTGGGGGCGCATTCGATCCCGGTGCCGGAGGCCGACCTGTCGCCCGCCGGGCTCGCCGATCTCATCGCGGCCTTCCTGGACCGGCTCGACCTCACCGACGTCACCCTGGTGGCCAACGACACCGGCGGTGCCATCACCCAGGTGCTGCTCGCCCGTCAGCGGGCCAGGATCGCGCGCGTGGTGCTGGCCTCGGTGGACTGCTACGAGCGGTTCCTGCCGCCGCCGTTCAAGCTCCTCACCCCGCTGGCTCGGATTCCCGGCTCGCTGCGCCCGGCCACCGAACTGCTGCGCATCCGCGCCCTGCATCCGCTGCCGATCGCGCTGGGCTGGGTGGTCAAACGTCCGGTGCCCCCGGAGGTCGTGGACACCTACCTGCTGCCCAGCCGCCGCTCCGGCGCCATCCGGCACGACCTGCGCCGTTTCCTGGCGGGCGCGCGCAACAGCTACACGCTGGAAGCCGCGCGCCACTTCGGCGAGATCGACCTGCCGGTGCTGCTGGTGTGGGCGCGCGAGGACAAGCTGTTCCCGGTGCGGTTGGCCGAGCGCTTGGCCGCGGACCTGCCGAACGCCACGCTGCGGTTCGTCGACGACTCCTACACCGCGATCCCGGAAGACCAGCCCGCCGCGCTGACCGAGCTGATCCTGGACTTCACCCGCCAGCATGCAGCGACGTAG